One window of the Hemitrygon akajei chromosome 5, sHemAka1.3, whole genome shotgun sequence genome contains the following:
- the LOC140728248 gene encoding pancreas transcription factor 1 subunit alpha, with product MDECFFDFDQDHAGDLSFWGQVDSSYQNLNQLDGLSFDCLPASPQLSPWSSYVCQTAFPDAQFALSDLDLQALQIEASAGGDSSGLEEPSESRRRQRPLVSSQPYRVQRYAANIRERKRMLSINSAFDELRCHVPTFPYEKRLSKIDTLRLAIAYIALLREILLSGCDPKAYVEQCMKSGYQNKTDAMWNTSDLTARLSWIKWD from the exons ATGGACGAGTGCTTTTTTGACTTTGATCAGGACCATGCTGGAGATCTGTCTTTTTGGGGTCAGGTTGACTCAAGTTATCAGAACCTGAACCAGTTGGATGGCCTGAGTTTCGACTGCCTTCCCGCCAGCCCGCAGCTATCTCCTTGGTCATCATACGTTTGCCAGACCGCATTCCCCGATGCGCAGTTTGCCCTGTCCGATCTGGATCTTCAGGCCTTGCAAATTGAGGCTAGTGCTGGAGGGGACAGCTCCGGACTGGAAGAGCCCTCGGAATCCAGGCGCCGGCAGCGCCCGCTGGTCTCCTCGCAGCCGTACAGGGTGCAGAGATACGCGGCCAACATCAGGGAACGGAAGAGAATGCTGAGCATCAACTCCGCCTTCGACGAACTCCGGTGCCACGTCCCCACCTTCCCGTACGAGAAACGCCTGTCCAAAATCGACACCCTGCGGCTCGCCATCGCCTACATAGCCCTTCTTCGAGAAATCCTGCTCTCTGGCTGTGATCCCAAGGCTTACGTGGAGCAGTGTATGAAGAGCGGCTACCAGAACAAAACTGACGCAATGTGGAACACCAGCG ATCTGACAGCCCGTCTTTCTTGGATAAAGTGGGATTAG
- the twist2 gene encoding twist-related protein 2 — translation MPSDIMQESPSSAPVSPADSLASSEEEADRQQKRYDIKRRYSKKSSEDGSPNPGKRNKKSSPSSQSYEELQNQRILANVRERQRTQSLNEAFSSLRKIIPTLPSDKLSKIQTLKLAARYIDFLYQVLQSDEMDQKMSSCSYVAHERLSYAFSVWRMEGAWSMSATH, via the coding sequence ATGCCGTCAGACATCATGCAAGAAAGTCCGAGCAGTGCCCCCGTTTCTCCGGCCGACAGTCTAGCGAGCAGCGAGGAGGAGGCGGACAGACAGCAGAAGAGGTACGACATCAAGAGGAGGTACAGCAAAAAATCCAGCGAAGACGGGAGCCCGAACCCtggtaaaagaaacaaaaagTCCAGCCCGAGCTCGCAGTCTTACGAGGAGCTGCAGAATCAGCGGATCCTGGCCAACGTGAGGGAGCGTCAGAGGACTCAGTCTCTCAACGAGGCGTTCTCGTCGCTCAGAAAAATCATCCCCACCCTGCCATCCGACAAGCTCAGCAAAATCCAGACCCTCAAACTGGCCGCCAGGTACATCGACTTCCTCTACCAGGTCTTGCAAAGCGACGAAATGGACCAAAAAATGTCCAGCTGTAGCTATGTGGCCCACGAGAGACTGAGTTACGCGTTCTCGGTGTGGAGGATGGAGGGAGCCTGGTCAATGTCGGCCACCCACTAG